GACACCGTGCCCGCGGACAAGGCGCTGGAGTGGGCCTGGGAGGACGACCTGATGTGCACGGACGAAGTGCTCCTGCATCCGGAGCCCTACCCCACCCGTCAGGCCTGGTGCCACGCGCGCGTGGAGCGCACCCGCGCGCGGCTGGAGCGGCTGCCGCCGGAGTGCTCCACCATCCTCATCAACCACTACCCGCTGCGCTACGAGCACGTGCGGCTGCCGCGCATCCCGCGCTTCTCCATCTGGTGCGGCACGCGCCTCACCGAGGACTGGCACACGCGCTACCGCGCGGAGGTGGTGGTGACGGGGCACCTGCACATGCCCTCCACGCTGTGGCGCGACGGCGTGCGCTTCGAGGAGGTCTCCCTGGGCTACCCCATGCAATGGCGCCACCGGGGCGGCCTGGAGCGCTGCCTGCGCGAAGTCCTGCCCGGTCCGCGGACGCCCTCCCCGGCGCCGTAAGGCACCGCCCGGCGCGGGCGTGTAGTTTCGCGCCATGCCCGAGCCCTCCGCCGCTGGCCCCGTCGAACTCTCCGAGCGTGTGCACCTGCTGGACGCCCTGCGCGGCTTCGCGCTGCTGGGCGTCTTCGTCTCCAACAGCCTGAGCTGGTTCAGCGGCCGGTCACTGCTGCCGCAGGAGCAGGCACAGGCGCTGGCCGCGCCCATGCTGGAGACGGTGGTCCGCCAGCTCTACGCCTTCTTCGTGGACCAGAAGTTCATCACCCTCTTCGCCCTCCTCTTCGGGCTGGGCTTCGCGCTGCAGATGACGCGTGCGGAGGGGCGGGGCACGTCCATCGTGCCGGTGTACCGGCGCCGGCTGCTCGTGCTGCTGGGCATCGGGCTGGTCCACATGTTCGCCATCTGGGTGGGGGACATCCTCAGCACGTACGCGCTGGTGGGCTTCGTGCTGCTGCTGTTCCGCCAGCGCTCCGACAGGACGGTGCTCACCTGGGTGGCGGTGCTCTTCGTCGTGCTGCCGCTCACGCTGTCCATCGCGCAGCGCTACGGCCCGGAGCTCCTGCACGGCAAGGAGGCCGCGGAGGCAGCCACCAAGGCCACGCGCGAGGAGGAGGCCGCGCACCGCACGGCGTTCTTCACCGGCCTGTCCAGCGAGTCCGTGCTGACGTCGCAGAAGGCCAACGCCCTCTACGCCTGGCAGAACCTGCCCAACCCGGGACGTCCCATCTGGCTGAGCATCATCCTGGGCCGCTTCCTCTTGGGCCTGTGGATTGGACGCAAGAAGCTGCTGGAGGACGTGGAGCGCCACCGCAAGCTGCTCGTGCGGGTGATGGCGTGGGGGCTGGGCGTGGGCAGCGCCTTCGCCACCCTGTCGTTGGTGCTCTACCTGAAGAAACAGGGCGTCCCCGGAGGCCCCGGGGGGCAGGCCAACCCGCCGGTGTGGATGGTGGGCATGCGCACCCTGCGGGAGGTGGGCTACCTCTTCATGGGCTGCGGGTACGCGGCGGCCTTCGCGCTGCTCTTCCAGAAGGAGCGCTGGAGGAAGGTGCTGGGCGTGCTCACGCCCGCAGGCCGCATGGCGCTGACGCTCTACCTCATGCAGTCGGTGATCAGCATCGCGCTGTATGACGGCTGGGGGCTGGGGCTCGTCGGCCACACGCCGCCGTCGCGCACGGTGCTGATGTGCCTGGGCGTCTTCTCCGCGCAGGTGGCCTTCAGCCACTGGTGGCTTACGCGCTTCCGCTTCGGCCCGGTGGAGTGGCTGTGGCGCTCGCTCACCTACGGCCGCGCCCAGCCCATGCGCCTGGCCCCTGCCGGCGAGGCGCGCGCGGCGCACTGATTTGACGCTGCCGAGGACGCCAGCGTGTAGTGCCCGGCATGTCCGAGTCCCCCTCCGCCGGTCCCATTGAAAGCGCGCAGCGCGTCCACGCCCTGGACGCCCTGCGCGGCTTCGCGCTCCTGGGCGTCTTCATCTCCAACAGCCTGAACTGGTTCAACGGTCGGCTGCTCCTGCCCAAGGAGCAGGCCCTGGCGCTGGGCGCGTCGCCGCTGGAGCTCACGGTCAATTCGCTCTTCGCGCTGCTCATCGATCAGAAGTTCGTCACCCTCTTCACCCTCCTCTTCGGCCTGGGCTTCGCGCTGCAGATGACGCGCGCCGAAGAGCGGGGCACCTCCATCGTGCCGGTGTACCGGCGCCGCCTGCTCGTGCTGCTGGGCATCGGGCTGGTCCACATGGTCGCCATCTGGTTCGGCGACATCCTCACCACCTACGCGCTGGTGGGCTTCCTGCTGCTGCCGTTCCGCAAGTGCTCCGAAAAGACGGTGCTCGTCTGGGCGGCGCTGTTCCTGTTCGTGGTGCCCATCGTCTTCTCCGTCGGGCAGCGGGTGCTCCCGGCGATGCTGGACGGCGCGGCGGCGGCGGAGCGCGCCCAGAAGGCCACGCGGGAGGAAGAGGCGGAGCGCCGCGCGGCGTTCCTCACCGGCCTGTCCAGCGACTCGGTGGTGATGACCCAGCAGGCCAACGCGGCCTACGGCTGGGCCAGCATCCCCAACCCCAACCGCCCGGTGCTGCTGTCCATCATCCTGGGCCGCTTCCTGCTGGGCCTGTGGGCCGGGCGCCGGGGACTCGTGCAGGACGTGGAGCGCCACCGTCCGCTCTTGCGGAAGCTGGCCGCCTGGGGACTGGGGGTGGGCGGCGTCATGGGGCTCATCGTCCTGGCGATCAACCTCTCGCACCGGGGCGCGACGAGCATGCCAGGGTGGATGCTGTGGATGCGCATCCCGAAGGACGTGGGCATCCTCTTCCTGGGCGTGGGCTACGCGGCGGCCTTCGCGCTGCTCTTCCAGAAGGCGGGCTGGCGCAAGGTGCTGGGCGTGTTCACGCCCGCGGGCCGCATGGCGCTGACGCTCTACCTCATGCAGTCCGTGCTGAGCCTCTGCGTGTTCAACGGCTGGGGCCTGGGGCTCGTCGGCCGCACGCCGCCGTCGCTCACGCTGCTCCTGTGCCTGACCCTGTTCGCGGGACAGGTCGCCTTCAGCCACTGGTGGCTCGGGCGCTTCCGCTTCGGCCCGGTGGAGTGGCTGTGGCGCTCGCTCACCTACGGCCGCGCCCAGCCCATGCGCCGGGTCCCCACCGCGGCGCCCGCGGCGAGCTGAAGCGCGACAAAAAAAGAACCCCGGGTCCCGCGAGGAGGCGGGAGCCCGGGGTTTCAGGAGCGGGGCGCGGCACCTTCGCCGCGCCCCACGCCTTCAGGGACTAGCGGACCTTGTAGGAGGCCGCGAACACGGTGTTGATGTAGCCGTCGACCTCGGTGTCGACCAGGCTCGGCACACCGACGATCGTGATGTAGTACTTGCCCGCCGGGATGTTGCGCAGGATGACGCTCTCCGTCGCGCTCTCCTTCACGCCACGGCCCAGGTAGGACGTGAACGTCGGAGCGGCGGCGGCCTGCACGTAGACGTCGGCGTTGCCCTCGCCCTCGCCCAGCGCGATGGACAGCGTGTTGATGCCGGAGTCCTTCTTGAACTCAGGCACGTCGATGATGAAGGTGCGGGTGGAGCCCGGCACGCCCGAGAGGCCCTCGATGCGGGTCTCGTTGCCGATGTCCTCGAAGCCACCCTTCCAGGTCACGGACAGGCTGGTGTTCGTGTAGGACGTGAAGCCCTTGATCATCACGTACCAGATGCCCTTCGCGCCGGAGGTGGCGAAGGTGCAGGTCTCCGCGTTGCCGGACTTGTACGGACGGCAGTCGTACAGGGAGTCCGTCGGGGCGTTGTTCTTGCGGACGTAGAGGTCCGCGTCACCCGTGCCACCGGACAGCGTGAAGGTCACGTCCGTGGCGCCCTCGGGGATGGTCACCGAGTAGTACACCTTGCTGCCGGAGGTGCCGTTGATGCCCGTCACGGGCACGCCCTTCTCGATCGGCGTGGTCACCGGAGGAGGCACGGGCACGCCCACGCCCACGGCCTTCCAGGCGTTGCCGACATCGGCGATCTCCGCCGCGGTGAAGCCCAGCTGCGTCGCGGCCTGCTCCGACGCGGTCTTCGCCGCCTCGAAGTTGGAGGACGCGGTCAGCAGGTCGGCGTTGATCTTGTAGAAGACCTTGGCGGCCTTCTCGAAGCCGATGCCGTTGACGACCTGGGTCGTCTTGGCGCGCGGGTGCGTGCCACCCTGGGACATCAGGTAGAACGCCAGGTTGGAGATACCCGAGCTGTAGTGCACGTCCACGCCCGAGCCGTAGTCCGGGTAGTAGTCGAGCGAGTCCCCGTCCTGCGTGGGGTTCTTCATGTAGCGCAGGCCGTCACCCGGGATGCTCGGGGTCCAGACGTCGTCGCCGACGATCCAGGTGCCCTCGTCGATGACCTTGCCCTTGCCGTACCACTCGCAGACCGCGCCGAAGATGTCGGAGATGGACTCGTTGAGGCCACCGGACTCACCGGAGTAGGTGAGGTTGGACTCGTACTCCGTCACCGCGTGCGTCAGCTCGTGCGCCGTCACGTCCAGCGAGTTCGCCAGGTTGGAGGCGTTCACGCCGTCGCCATCGCCGTACACCATCTGGGAGCCGTCCCAGTAGGCGTTGACGTAGTTGTTGCTGTAGTGCACGTAGCTCTTCAGCAGGTGGCCGGCGTTGTCGTACGAGTCACGACCGAACAGGTTGCTGTAGCAGTCGTAGACGGTGCCGAGGTGGTCGTAGTTGTTGTTGATGACCGCGTCGGCGACCGGGGCCTCACCCTCGAAGCGGCCCTTGACGGCCGTGGAGGGCGTGGTGCGGTGCTGCAGATCCCACACTTCGCGCTTCTTCGCGGAGTGGATGTGCGGAACGCGCTCGAAGACGTCGCCCGTCTTGGCGTTCACGTACACGGAGTCATCCACCGGGGTGGTGTCCTTCAGCTCGCCCTGGACGCGAACTTCGTACGCCAGGATGAGCTCGTTGCCCGAGCGGCGGTAGACCAGCTGGGGCTCCGCGTTGGAGGACGCGCGCTCCGGGGAGCCGCGGTCGCCGATGGCCGCCGCGATCGCCGCGTCGGACGCGATGGAGGCCTTCAGCTCGCCCTTGAGGTCGCCACGGGCGTTCGTGTTCACCGCGAACACGGAG
This DNA window, taken from Corallococcus coralloides DSM 2259, encodes the following:
- a CDS encoding DUF418 domain-containing protein translates to MSESPSAGPIESAQRVHALDALRGFALLGVFISNSLNWFNGRLLLPKEQALALGASPLELTVNSLFALLIDQKFVTLFTLLFGLGFALQMTRAEERGTSIVPVYRRRLLVLLGIGLVHMVAIWFGDILTTYALVGFLLLPFRKCSEKTVLVWAALFLFVVPIVFSVGQRVLPAMLDGAAAAERAQKATREEEAERRAAFLTGLSSDSVVMTQQANAAYGWASIPNPNRPVLLSIILGRFLLGLWAGRRGLVQDVERHRPLLRKLAAWGLGVGGVMGLIVLAINLSHRGATSMPGWMLWMRIPKDVGILFLGVGYAAAFALLFQKAGWRKVLGVFTPAGRMALTLYLMQSVLSLCVFNGWGLGLVGRTPPSLTLLLCLTLFAGQVAFSHWWLGRFRFGPVEWLWRSLTYGRAQPMRRVPTAAPAAS
- a CDS encoding M4 family metallopeptidase is translated as MYEKRVRGALGAAALSLMVGACTDGAPAANTEDANIQKASANLSAGQKVIAADSDAVPTFLTGSFGSVPAPSAIQGIAAQQQLAPVLANVAPLFRLNANDLFLKRAYVGFDGDTHFRYGVTQNGILVQDAELRLHARNGSVFAVNTNARGDLKGELKASIASDAAIAAAIGDRGSPERASSNAEPQLVYRRSGNELILAYEVRVQGELKDTTPVDDSVYVNAKTGDVFERVPHIHSAKKREVWDLQHRTTPSTAVKGRFEGEAPVADAVINNNYDHLGTVYDCYSNLFGRDSYDNAGHLLKSYVHYSNNYVNAYWDGSQMVYGDGDGVNASNLANSLDVTAHELTHAVTEYESNLTYSGESGGLNESISDIFGAVCEWYGKGKVIDEGTWIVGDDVWTPSIPGDGLRYMKNPTQDGDSLDYYPDYGSGVDVHYSSGISNLAFYLMSQGGTHPRAKTTQVVNGIGFEKAAKVFYKINADLLTASSNFEAAKTASEQAATQLGFTAAEIADVGNAWKAVGVGVPVPPPVTTPIEKGVPVTGINGTSGSKVYYSVTIPEGATDVTFTLSGGTGDADLYVRKNNAPTDSLYDCRPYKSGNAETCTFATSGAKGIWYVMIKGFTSYTNTSLSVTWKGGFEDIGNETRIEGLSGVPGSTRTFIIDVPEFKKDSGINTLSIALGEGEGNADVYVQAAAAPTFTSYLGRGVKESATESVILRNIPAGKYYITIVGVPSLVDTEVDGYINTVFAASYKVR
- a CDS encoding DUF418 domain-containing protein, whose amino-acid sequence is MPEPSAAGPVELSERVHLLDALRGFALLGVFVSNSLSWFSGRSLLPQEQAQALAAPMLETVVRQLYAFFVDQKFITLFALLFGLGFALQMTRAEGRGTSIVPVYRRRLLVLLGIGLVHMFAIWVGDILSTYALVGFVLLLFRQRSDRTVLTWVAVLFVVLPLTLSIAQRYGPELLHGKEAAEAATKATREEEAAHRTAFFTGLSSESVLTSQKANALYAWQNLPNPGRPIWLSIILGRFLLGLWIGRKKLLEDVERHRKLLVRVMAWGLGVGSAFATLSLVLYLKKQGVPGGPGGQANPPVWMVGMRTLREVGYLFMGCGYAAAFALLFQKERWRKVLGVLTPAGRMALTLYLMQSVISIALYDGWGLGLVGHTPPSRTVLMCLGVFSAQVAFSHWWLTRFRFGPVEWLWRSLTYGRAQPMRLAPAGEARAAH
- a CDS encoding metallophosphoesterase family protein; the encoded protein is MKLYAISDLHLRHKENHEALAALAPRPDDWLIVGGDVGETLADMELMLSTLTARFRQVVWVPGNHELWTMPSEKPPLKGEARYLRMVDLCHRYGALTPEDPYPRWPGEGPPRVIVPMFLGYDYTFRPDTVPADKALEWAWEDDLMCTDEVLLHPEPYPTRQAWCHARVERTRARLERLPPECSTILINHYPLRYEHVRLPRIPRFSIWCGTRLTEDWHTRYRAEVVVTGHLHMPSTLWRDGVRFEEVSLGYPMQWRHRGGLERCLREVLPGPRTPSPAP